The DNA window CTACCAGTAATGGCCGCAATCGTGTTGAGTTTAGTGTATCGACAAATACAGCATTTAACAGATGTGCTGCGCTGCCTGGAAGTGGAAGGATTGTTGTGGGTTGAGGCAATGTCTGTAAGTCGGCAAGCTCTATCTCAACGTCTTGGGAGCTTGCCCGCGCACCTGTTTATCAAGCTGTTTGAGCGAGTAATAGAGCGTCTAGCAGTCAAAAACAATCCCGCAGAAGTTTCCCCAATATGGGCATCGGTAGCTTCTCAGTTTAGTGCAGTATGGATTGCGGATGCATCAACCTTGGAAGCAGTCAAAAAACACTTGGGGCAACTTCAAGAAAAAACAGGTGCAGTGTTGGCAGGTAAGATGCTGATGGTAGTTGAAGCATTTACACATCGCCCAGTTGCCGCTTGGTACGATGTCGATAATAAACGTAACGAAACCAAGTGGTGGCCAGAACTTTTAGAACGGTTGCCCACAGGGGGTTTACTGCTCATAGATATGGGCTTTTATGGGTTTGAGTGGTTTGACACTCTGACTGAGAAAGGAAAATATGTCTTAACTAGACAAAAAGCCAAGGTACGTTATCGGCTAGTGCGCTTGATTTCCAGTGGTTCTCATTACAAAGACGAAATTATTCAAATGGGACTTAATCACACAGATCCATGTCGCCACCCAATGCGTTTAGTCTCCGTATTATGGGGTACAACTTGGTATCATTACTTGACTAATGTCCTTGACCCACAACAACTTTCAGCACAACAAGTCTGTGATTTGTATCGCCGACGTTGGCAAATCGAAGATGCATTTTTACTCACAAAAAGATTGTTGGGTTTATCTTATCTGTGGGTTGGCGGCACTAATGGTGTGCAGATGCAAATATATGCTACGTGGATTTTCTATGCTGTCCTCAATGATTTGTGTGCTGATGTCGCTGTAGCTTTGCAACAACCCTTAGAACGTATTTCCGTGGAGATGGTTTTCCGCAGTTTATATTTTTTCAATCGCGCACTTTTACGTAACCCAGAGTTACAACTCATTCCTTGGTTGGTCGAGCATCAACGTTCTATGGGGAATGGCACTAAGAAAAGCCGAAACACTTGTGGTTTAAGCAGTTTGCAATTGCTTGGGTAATTCGTGCCGAGGTTTGGTCATCAAGGGGTAAATTTTTGGGCGACGTTTACGGACTCGTGGTTCACTTCTACCGGGGCGATCGCTGACAGCTTTGTGAGCAATAACTTTGAATAAAGTGTGATAAAGTTGGTAACGTTTTGTTGAAGTTGCTGCTAATAATTCGGGAATAAAGTTATTTAAATGATGACGAGTACCTTGCAGTGACAGGCGTAACGGAGGAGTACCGTAACTAGTACCTGCCGACCACATCAAACTACGCAGTAGATTGTAGGCAAGTAAATAAACGTAAATTTCTTTGCGTACCATTGAGGGAGTTTTACATCGCAGAACATCCATACCTAAGGTAGTTTTGAGATGTCTTAAATCTAGTTCAACATCCCAGCGTTTACCGTAAAGTCCAACAATATCCAGAGTAGAATAAGTTGCTTGATCTAAAAGAGTAGTAATTAAGCTGACTTGTTGAGTGCGAAAACCAAGAATAACAATGTAGTAATAAATTTCCCGCACAGTTATGGAAGGAGGTAGAGCATCAAATTCATCTTTACTCAAACCTTTTGGACAACTTTTAGGTTTATACCAAGTAACAAGCTTGTCACAATCTCCAACAATTTTACCTTTTCGCGTGGTTGTTATCCGAGATTGATGTTTACGGAATACCGCATCACAACCAAGTTTGGTAATAGCAACCATATCGGCGTAAGCACAAAAAGCCCTATCCCCTAAAAGTACATCATTTGGTTTGAGAAAACTGTACAACCTCCTAGCTAATTTAATATCATGAGTGTTCAAAACGTCTATGCACAAAGCAACAGCGGCTCCTGTCACCAAACTG is part of the Nostoc sp. UHCC 0926 genome and encodes:
- a CDS encoding IS4 family transposase, encoding MTLRVQILKDKFNQSLGLPFKELLPESVIRLAISELKIKYKKRLFDPFITLWAFLSQVLDPDKTCHNAVSKIIAHLAGEEVEIPSTDTSGYCQARARLSEKLLEKLFNSTAQNLEEKVTKEYLWCGRNVKVIDGSSVSMPDTLENQKEYPQHSSQQPGCGFPIAKIGVVFSLVTGAAVALCIDVLNTHDIKLARRLYSFLKPNDVLLGDRAFCAYADMVAITKLGCDAVFRKHQSRITTTRKGKIVGDCDKLVTWYKPKSCPKGLSKDEFDALPPSITVREIYYYIVILGFRTQQVSLITTLLDQATYSTLDIVGLYGKRWDVELDLRHLKTTLGMDVLRCKTPSMVRKEIYVYLLAYNLLRSLMWSAGTSYGTPPLRLSLQGTRHHLNNFIPELLAATSTKRYQLYHTLFKVIAHKAVSDRPGRSEPRVRKRRPKIYPLMTKPRHELPKQLQTA